The following proteins come from a genomic window of Brevibacillus antibioticus:
- a CDS encoding DNA polymerase IV, with protein MQSFYASIEKGANRELRNKPIVVAGDPERRSGVVLAACPIAKSYGVVAAEALWQAQQKCRQLVVVRPRMEMYIRISMQITRIFEAFTDKVEPYSIDEQFLDVTGSVHLFGDPLQMAAQIRQRVWMEIGINCRVGIGENKVLAKMACDNFAKKREEGIFWLKRETLADTLWKLPIEKLFGVGSRMKRHFHRMGVYQIGQLADMRPAILTRHWGVNGEVLWRTAHGIDDSPVALDSYDSQKGIGHHMTLPRDYHTAAEIKVVLLELCEEVCRRARKKELMGSVLSVGCRGADLAAGTGFGRQMKLTEQTNDAMTLYEAACFLFDRHWQETPVRSIGVNLGQLVPDNVVQLNLFTDNHKRRSLAQAMDDIRTRYGQDAILRATSALEAGQAKERARKIGGHYK; from the coding sequence ATGCAGAGCTTTTATGCCAGTATCGAGAAAGGGGCCAATCGAGAGCTGCGAAACAAGCCGATTGTCGTCGCAGGTGATCCAGAGCGGCGCAGCGGAGTCGTGCTGGCAGCGTGTCCGATTGCCAAGTCATACGGAGTGGTCGCGGCCGAAGCACTGTGGCAGGCACAGCAAAAGTGTCGCCAGCTCGTCGTTGTTCGTCCGCGCATGGAGATGTACATTCGCATCTCCATGCAAATCACTCGCATATTCGAGGCATTTACTGACAAGGTGGAGCCGTACTCGATCGACGAGCAGTTTCTCGACGTGACAGGCAGCGTCCATCTGTTTGGTGATCCGTTGCAGATGGCTGCACAGATTCGGCAGCGCGTCTGGATGGAGATAGGAATCAACTGTCGGGTAGGCATCGGAGAGAACAAGGTACTGGCCAAAATGGCCTGCGACAATTTCGCCAAGAAACGGGAAGAAGGCATTTTTTGGCTCAAGCGGGAAACGTTAGCGGATACGCTCTGGAAGCTTCCGATTGAAAAGCTGTTCGGAGTAGGCTCACGCATGAAGCGTCATTTTCATCGAATGGGCGTCTATCAGATCGGGCAGCTGGCAGATATGAGGCCGGCCATCCTCACTCGACATTGGGGAGTGAATGGGGAAGTGCTGTGGCGCACGGCTCACGGAATCGACGATTCACCCGTGGCATTGGATTCCTATGATTCACAAAAAGGGATCGGTCATCACATGACGTTGCCGCGGGATTACCATACAGCAGCGGAAATCAAAGTGGTGCTTTTAGAGCTGTGCGAAGAAGTGTGCCGTCGGGCGCGGAAAAAGGAGCTGATGGGCTCTGTTCTGTCTGTGGGCTGTCGTGGAGCCGATTTGGCTGCTGGAACGGGCTTTGGGCGGCAGATGAAGCTCACGGAACAGACGAATGATGCCATGACTTTGTACGAAGCGGCCTGCTTTCTGTTTGACCGTCATTGGCAGGAAACGCCCGTCCGCAGTATCGGGGTCAATCTGGGGCAGCTTGTTCCTGACAACGTGGTGCAACTCAATCTGTTCACGGACAATCACAAGCGGCGTTCGTTGGCACAAGCCATGGATGATATCCGGACCCGATACGGTCAGGACGCCATCCTGCGTGCCACCTCTGCCTTGGAAGCGGGACAGGCGAAAGAGCGCGCACGTAAGATCGGAGGACACTACAAATGA
- a CDS encoding YolD-like family protein, giving the protein MREKRVSKKENVFVASRFVLPEHREMYLRIKEEERRYVPPELDQEQLSAFSELVWQAFQTESILTLTYYDGREPRSLSAHIIHIDQAARRLKLRVGSEIHWVPFARLLHVELAASS; this is encoded by the coding sequence ATGAGGGAAAAACGTGTGTCCAAAAAGGAAAATGTATTCGTAGCCAGTCGGTTTGTGCTGCCGGAGCATCGGGAAATGTATTTGCGCATCAAGGAAGAAGAGCGCCGCTATGTACCACCCGAGCTGGATCAGGAGCAGCTCAGCGCCTTTAGCGAGCTGGTATGGCAGGCGTTCCAGACAGAGAGCATCCTGACGCTGACCTATTATGACGGACGAGAGCCGCGAAGCCTGTCTGCCCACATTATCCATATTGATCAAGCGGCGAGACGCCTCAAGCTTCGGGTAGGCTCCGAGATTCACTGGGTTCCTTTTGCCAGGCTGCTGCATGTGGAGCTGGCAGCGAGCTCCTGA
- a CDS encoding ABC transporter ATP-binding protein — MQPKKGVRRLLEIADEKRGLLVVSAILSSVSAICMLVPYASVYFILRELLTHAAAPAMADGAYMIRWGVIALLGLVGSLVMMYAGGMVSHIAAFRILYGMRVKLASHIGRLPLGWLNGTSTGAVKKTLEQNVEKVETFVAHQLPDLVHVIVTTVLMIGVMFYLNVWLALACVVPIILGLIVQIITFSGAKTKENIKRYYDSLERMNGSAVQYVRGMPAIKVFGQTVHSFRRFYADMITYRDYCVKHTDDFQNGFLVFKVILSSFAAFILPVGVFMLSQDPQNVAFASVLLFFLVMAPGVSAPMFKLLFLTSTLRDIGEGVERMDRILAEQPVAEPLSSQRPQSFDVAFENVSFSYAAEGKTGGEALSRISFLAKHGQVTALVGPSGAGKSTVANLIPRFWDVSEGAIRIGQIDVRELSSTDLMNTVAFVFQDTFLFYDTVYNNIAIGLPEATSEAVYAAAKAAQCHDFIQKLPKGYDTLIGEGGVYLSGGEEQRVAVARAILKNAPILVLDEATAFADPENEYEMQLALAELMKSKTVIVIAHRLSTIRDADQILVLEKGKLIEQGRHQPLVEANGLYARLWKAYTDAQDWQMGEGKESVDADEYAKQYHSR, encoded by the coding sequence ATGCAGCCCAAAAAAGGCGTGCGTCGCTTGCTGGAGATTGCGGATGAGAAGCGCGGATTGCTCGTCGTCTCGGCAATATTGTCTTCCGTAAGCGCAATATGCATGTTGGTGCCTTATGCATCCGTCTATTTCATTTTACGCGAACTGTTAACGCATGCAGCGGCTCCCGCTATGGCGGACGGGGCATACATGATTCGGTGGGGAGTTATTGCGCTTTTGGGACTCGTGGGAAGTCTGGTCATGATGTATGCAGGCGGGATGGTGTCTCATATCGCTGCGTTTCGCATTTTGTACGGAATGCGGGTCAAATTGGCTTCGCATATCGGCCGTTTGCCGCTTGGCTGGCTCAACGGAACGTCTACCGGTGCAGTCAAAAAAACATTGGAGCAAAATGTGGAAAAGGTCGAGACGTTTGTCGCGCATCAGCTTCCGGATTTGGTGCATGTAATCGTGACGACGGTGCTCATGATCGGTGTAATGTTTTACTTGAACGTCTGGCTGGCGCTGGCCTGCGTCGTGCCGATCATACTGGGACTGATTGTACAGATCATTACCTTTTCCGGGGCGAAAACAAAAGAAAATATCAAGAGGTACTACGATTCACTAGAACGGATGAATGGATCTGCCGTCCAGTATGTACGCGGAATGCCAGCGATCAAGGTTTTCGGGCAGACGGTTCATTCCTTCCGGCGCTTTTATGCGGATATGATCACCTATCGGGACTATTGCGTCAAGCATACCGATGATTTTCAAAACGGATTTTTGGTGTTCAAGGTGATTCTGAGCTCATTTGCGGCCTTCATTCTCCCGGTAGGGGTGTTCATGCTGAGTCAAGACCCGCAAAATGTTGCGTTTGCGTCTGTTCTGCTCTTTTTCCTCGTAATGGCGCCAGGTGTATCTGCCCCGATGTTTAAGCTCTTGTTTTTGACCTCTACCCTGCGTGACATTGGCGAGGGTGTGGAGCGCATGGATCGGATTTTGGCAGAGCAGCCCGTTGCCGAACCACTTAGCTCCCAACGTCCACAGAGCTTTGATGTCGCATTTGAAAACGTCTCTTTTTCTTATGCAGCAGAGGGAAAAACAGGAGGAGAGGCACTTTCTCGCATCTCTTTTTTGGCGAAGCACGGGCAGGTGACAGCTCTGGTCGGACCATCTGGTGCAGGGAAGTCTACGGTAGCGAATCTCATCCCGAGATTTTGGGATGTTTCGGAGGGAGCGATTCGCATTGGCCAGATAGATGTCCGGGAGCTGTCGAGCACCGATTTGATGAACACCGTAGCATTCGTCTTTCAGGATACGTTTTTGTTTTACGACACGGTCTACAACAACATTGCCATTGGATTGCCAGAGGCAACGTCAGAAGCGGTCTATGCAGCGGCGAAGGCAGCCCAATGCCATGATTTTATTCAAAAGCTCCCGAAAGGCTACGACACCCTGATCGGGGAAGGGGGAGTCTACTTGTCCGGGGGAGAAGAGCAGCGTGTGGCGGTCGCACGGGCGATCCTGAAAAACGCACCGATTCTTGTTCTCGACGAGGCGACTGCCTTTGCCGATCCTGAAAACGAGTATGAAATGCAACTGGCTCTGGCAGAGCTGATGAAGAGCAAAACCGTCATTGTTATCGCGCATCGCCTGTCGACGATTCGGGATGCCGATCAAATTTTGGTGTTGGAAAAAGGGAAGCTGATCGAACAAGGCAGGCATCAACCATTAGTAGAGGCTAACGGGCTCTATGCCCGGCTGTGGAAGGCTTACACCGATGCGCAAGACTGGCAAATGGGCGAAGGAAAGGAGAGTGTGGATGCAGATGAGTATGCTAAACAATATCACAGCAGGTAA
- a CDS encoding ABC transporter ATP-binding protein — protein MSMLNNITAGKPRALIKPVMYTTLANLAQIVPFALLVEAARLIFEPFAQPSAPLNIERLWWVCGWMVVSLLLLFLCEIPAYRTQFRGAYSTAAEGRTKLAEHLRKLSLGYLNKRDPGDLANMMMGDFTMVEHGISHLVPQMLGAIIMPIMAIVGLSFIDGRMALALFAAFPIAILLVLMTSGLQRRLGATHMRAKMDAANRLQEYLNGIRVIKAYNLTGERFVRLEKSFREFMQQSIRIEGLLGPIVLAAIAFIRAGLTLMVMVGVYLLVAGSIDLITFVMFLLVGTRIFDPLTAALVNYAEFRYHEQAGERIVQLLSEPIMTGEQQPPSENDVKLAGVSFGYIEKNVLNNVSMHMPVGSFTALVGPSGSGKSTVMRLIARFYDPSQGTVLLGNQPLVDMDPEALLSRVSMVFQDVYLFQDTIANNIRFGKREATQAEVEDAAKQACCHEFITKLPNGYDTLVGEGGSTLSGGEKQRISIARAILKNAPIILLDEATASLDPENEAQIQKAINTLIEGRTVIAIAHRLKTIRNADNIYVLENGAVVESGQHDELVKKNGLYARLWKLQQETNGWRLSS, from the coding sequence ATGAGTATGCTAAACAATATCACAGCAGGTAAACCAAGGGCGCTGATCAAACCCGTTATGTACACGACACTTGCCAACCTTGCGCAAATCGTGCCATTTGCCTTGCTCGTGGAGGCGGCCCGATTGATTTTTGAGCCGTTTGCCCAGCCGAGTGCCCCATTGAATATCGAGCGACTCTGGTGGGTATGCGGATGGATGGTAGTCTCGTTGCTCCTATTGTTTCTATGCGAAATTCCAGCGTATCGCACACAGTTTCGCGGTGCCTACAGCACGGCGGCAGAAGGGCGAACCAAGCTCGCAGAGCACCTTCGCAAGCTGTCACTCGGTTACTTGAACAAAAGAGACCCAGGGGATTTGGCCAATATGATGATGGGAGATTTTACGATGGTGGAGCACGGGATTTCCCATCTCGTACCGCAAATGTTGGGGGCGATCATCATGCCAATCATGGCGATCGTAGGTCTTTCTTTCATAGATGGGCGGATGGCACTGGCCTTATTTGCTGCGTTTCCTATAGCGATACTCTTGGTGCTGATGACATCGGGACTTCAACGCAGGCTCGGAGCGACGCATATGCGGGCAAAAATGGACGCCGCCAATCGCTTGCAGGAATATTTGAACGGCATTCGCGTCATCAAGGCGTACAATTTGACCGGCGAACGCTTTGTACGGCTGGAGAAATCCTTTCGCGAGTTCATGCAGCAGAGCATACGAATCGAAGGCTTGCTGGGACCGATTGTGCTCGCCGCCATCGCTTTTATCCGGGCGGGACTCACACTCATGGTTATGGTCGGCGTGTATTTGCTCGTAGCGGGTAGCATAGACCTGATCACGTTTGTCATGTTCCTGCTAGTTGGGACACGTATCTTTGATCCATTGACAGCTGCACTCGTCAACTATGCAGAATTCCGTTACCACGAACAGGCGGGGGAGCGGATCGTCCAGTTGCTGTCGGAGCCGATCATGACAGGCGAGCAGCAACCTCCCTCGGAAAACGACGTGAAGCTTGCAGGCGTCTCTTTTGGCTATATCGAAAAGAACGTCCTCAATAACGTGAGCATGCACATGCCAGTCGGTTCGTTTACAGCGTTGGTTGGGCCGTCCGGCAGTGGAAAAAGCACCGTGATGAGACTGATCGCCAGATTTTATGATCCGTCGCAAGGCACTGTTCTGCTAGGCAATCAACCGCTTGTCGACATGGACCCGGAGGCACTCCTCTCCCGCGTGTCGATGGTGTTCCAGGATGTGTATTTATTCCAGGACACGATTGCAAACAACATTCGCTTCGGAAAAAGGGAGGCGACACAAGCTGAGGTCGAAGATGCGGCCAAACAAGCCTGCTGCCACGAGTTCATCACGAAGCTGCCCAATGGCTACGATACGCTCGTAGGAGAAGGGGGAAGCACGCTTTCAGGCGGAGAGAAACAACGAATTTCCATTGCCCGAGCGATCTTGAAAAATGCCCCGATCATTCTCTTGGATGAAGCAACAGCATCACTGGACCCCGAAAATGAAGCGCAAATCCAGAAAGCGATCAATACGCTTATCGAGGGAAGAACGGTTATCGCCATTGCTCATCGCTTGAAAACCATCCGTAATGCTGACAACATCTATGTGCTAGAAAATGGCGCGGTTGTCGAATCGGGACAGCATGATGAGCTTGTGAAGAAAAACGGTTTGTATGCCCGGCTGTGGAAGCTGCAACAAGAGACAAATGGCTGGAGACTCTCTTCCTAA
- a CDS encoding MFS transporter produces the protein MQQKTKKHLPPFLQIQESTGLNMSRHKPSSQKQSGRLDSQAKLLLLVNAVFIAAGALSGTFVNIYLWKVKSQFAPIAWFTFSAHLAGALTFWLAGWYVKRLNKMNVLRAGMAVSALFYLLVLLAGPKAVSYAVPLGLVQGMANGFFWLSFNVVYFEITNAANRDLFNSWAGLLASIGGMLAPWISGLLITRLPGNSGYSLIFGISLALFVVGVFISFFLKKRQSEGTYSWSFSLRCLREEPEWRWAAGALAGQGLREGVFGFVIGLLVYISTRSEMTLGNYWLTTSAVGLVSYFLIAKWFAPRYRKWGMLTGSVIMWGILFVFFWQVSFTTLLIFGIAVSIAYPLFSVPMLSTIFDLIGTNEESARNRVEYVVLREFALDVGRLVGILIFLLVTSLSVSPLTLNWLILCIGIGPLIAWVCMTKLFRKVPAAKKANN, from the coding sequence ATGCAACAAAAAACAAAAAAACACCTTCCACCCTTCCTTCAAATACAGGAGTCCACTGGTCTGAACATGTCGCGCCACAAGCCTTCTTCGCAAAAGCAATCCGGTCGTCTGGACAGTCAAGCCAAGCTGCTGCTCTTGGTCAATGCCGTATTCATTGCCGCTGGCGCCCTTTCTGGCACGTTTGTGAACATCTATTTGTGGAAGGTAAAAAGTCAATTTGCCCCCATCGCTTGGTTTACTTTTTCCGCCCATCTCGCGGGTGCTCTGACCTTCTGGCTTGCGGGCTGGTACGTGAAGCGTCTAAACAAAATGAATGTCCTGCGTGCCGGAATGGCAGTTTCTGCCCTTTTTTATTTGCTCGTTCTTCTGGCAGGTCCCAAAGCTGTCTCGTATGCCGTACCTCTTGGGCTCGTTCAGGGTATGGCGAATGGATTTTTCTGGTTGTCTTTTAATGTGGTGTACTTCGAAATTACGAATGCTGCCAATCGTGACCTTTTCAACAGTTGGGCAGGGCTTCTTGCTTCCATCGGCGGCATGCTCGCTCCATGGATATCAGGCTTGCTTATTACGCGGCTTCCCGGCAACAGCGGCTACTCCCTTATTTTCGGGATCTCTCTTGCGCTATTTGTCGTCGGCGTGTTCATTAGCTTTTTTCTGAAAAAACGCCAATCGGAAGGGACGTATTCCTGGAGCTTTTCCTTGCGTTGTTTGCGAGAGGAGCCCGAGTGGCGCTGGGCGGCAGGCGCTTTGGCTGGTCAAGGACTGCGTGAAGGCGTATTCGGTTTCGTGATTGGTCTACTCGTCTACATTTCCACGAGAAGCGAGATGACGCTCGGGAACTACTGGCTGACTACATCCGCCGTCGGGCTTGTGAGCTACTTCCTGATCGCCAAATGGTTTGCTCCTCGCTATCGCAAGTGGGGAATGCTCACTGGTTCTGTCATCATGTGGGGGATTCTCTTCGTATTTTTTTGGCAGGTGAGCTTTACGACACTGCTTATTTTCGGGATTGCCGTGTCCATCGCTTATCCGCTGTTTTCTGTGCCCATGCTCTCCACGATCTTTGATCTGATTGGCACTAATGAAGAGAGCGCACGCAATCGGGTCGAATATGTCGTGCTGCGAGAGTTCGCTCTGGACGTTGGTCGGCTCGTGGGAATTCTGATCTTTCTGCTGGTAACATCCTTGAGCGTCTCTCCTCTTACGCTGAACTGGTTGATCCTGTGCATCGGAATCGGCCCTCTCATCGCGTGGGTATGCATGACCAAGCTATTCCGTAAGGTTCCTGCTGCTAAAAAAGCGAACAATTGA